ATTGCGGATCTGCGCCATAAACGCTTCTTGCATGATTTCAAGCCGGGCTTCCAGGGCCTCGACAAGGCTGTCTCCAGAGCGCTCAAGCTCACGCAGGATTTGCAGGGTTGCTTCATCCAGGGCCGTCAGGGGGGAGCCTTCATACATCCAACGGTGCTGATTGGATGAAACGTTGCCGGACTGCACGTGGAGCATGCTGTTTATCTGGTTTTGGCTTTCAGGTGTCACAGGCTACCCCGCATATGCTTATGGTCATTTTTTCCGTGTAAAGTCACAGTGCCAGATATAAAGCAAGATGGGTGCCATACCGGTCAGAAATACGCAGCGTCAGAAAATATTCTAGAAAATATTAAGAATATGTTGAAAGTACGAACTGTCGTTGAAGGTATCATTAATGAAAAAGAGAGGAGGGGGCAGAGCAGAGCGCCAAAAAATGAGCGCTTTGGGGTTGCAAAGAACAACGGCAAAATCTTCCGACAGCGTTCAGCCTTTGCGGAATCCGGGCGAATAGGGGATATTGATGCCGGTTATTGCGCCTCAAGGCTGCGGGCCATTGCCTCGCCCTGTGCGCCTCCACCGGCCATGCGGGCCAGTTCCTCATGGCGAGCCGCCTTGTCCAGTGGCAGGCAGAGCGTGAAGGTGGCGTTGTCCCGTATGGTTTTGCTGATCTGAAAATGCTTGCGTGCCCTGGCCGCAAGCTGCGGCCAATGCGTTATAAGAAGCATCTGGCGACTGCTTGCCAGCGCGTACAGTTTTTCAGCCAGCTTGTTGAGAGTGAGCCCGCCGACTCCGGCGTCAACTTCGTCAAAAATAAAAATGGCGCTTTCTTCATCTTGCCGTACGCTGGCCAGGGCCAGTAAAAAACGCGAAAGTTCGCCGCCCGAAGCTATTTTATCCAGAGGTTGCGGGGGTTGGCCAGGGTTGGGGGCCCACAGGATGCGCCCGCGCTCATCCCTGATGCCTGGCCAGATTTCATGCTGTTCGAAATGGGGAATGACGCGCACCTGTTCTGAAAAGCCCAGTTGCCGCAGTTCCTCTTCAAGCGCGCTTGCCATGTGGGTTGCCGCGCTGCGGCGCAGGGGAAGGATTTGCGCAATTATGCCGGAAAGCTGCTCTGCCAGCGCTTCTTCTTCCCTGCCAAGACGGGCAAGATCAAGAGCGCATATATCGAGAAACGACAGGTTTTCAACGATTTCTTCACGCAGGGACAGTATCTGCGGCAAAGTGCGGTGCAGCTTGCGCTTGAGTTGAGCCAGAGCAAAAAGGCGCTCTTCAAGCTGATCCATATCAGGCAGGTCTTCCATGGGAGAGGGACGGCGCAGGCGGCCGCCCAGGTGAAACAACTGCTGACGGAGCGCGGTAACGGCGTCCGCATCGCTTTGCAGGCTGTCGTCATCCCTGGCCATGCGTGTGAGCACTTTTTCAAAATGGCTGAGCATGTCCAACAGGCCCTCAGCGTCTTCTCCGTGCAAAAGAGCCAGAGCCTGCTCATAATTTTCGCGCACATGCTCAAGAGAGCGGGCCTTGGCCCGGGTTTCTTCCAGCCGTTCCTCTTCATTTTCCTCTGGAGCTACCTTGTCTATTTCCTGCTGTTGCATTTCAAGCAGTTCGCGCTTTTCAGCCAGCCCGGCCTGACGCTCCAGCAGCGCCTTGCGTTGGGCCGATGTTTCATTCAGGCGGGCGAGCAGAGCGTCCCGTTCACGCAAGAGCTCCGGTTTGGCAAGGCCACTTTCAAGAAGGCGCGCCTGAAACGCAGGTTGTAAAAGTTTTTGCTGCGCGTGCTGACTTGTATGCGCCACAAGACGGGGGCGTAAATCACGCAGGCTGTCCTGCGAACGCAGTTCGTCATTGATGTACAGGCGGCTGCGGCCGCTTTCCGCCAGAATCTCGCGCCGCAGGACCATGTCTTCGCCATCAAGAGTAAAAAGGGCCTCAACCTGGGCGCGTTCTGTTCCTGCGCGCACCATATCCGCAGAAAGTCTGTCTCCAAGCAAAAAACCAAGGGCTTTAAGAATAAAGCTCTTGCCGGCTCCGGTTTCACCGGTAAGCACGTTCATGCCCGGTTCGAACTCCAGCTGCATATCTTCGATGAGGGCGAGATTGCGGATGCGCAGGTATTCCAGCATATTATTTACGCCATCAATTATTTAAAGTTAATCTTTAACTTGAAGTTTCTGGTCTTGCGCAGTGTATCAGCGCCGTAGCCGGGGGTCAAAAATATCTCTCAGGCTTTCACCAAGCAGGTTGTAGCCAAGCACGGTTATGAGGATGGCCAGACCGGGATAGACCGACAGCCATGAGGCATTTTCGATCACGGCTTTTCCTTCCATGAGCATATTCCCCCAGCTTGCGGTGGGAGGCTGGACGCCAAGCCCGAGAAAACTCAGGCTCGATTCCACCAGAATGGCCCCGGCAACGCCCAACGTGGCCGTAATAAGCACAGGAGCCAAGGCGTTGGGCAAAATGTGGCGGATAAGAATCTTGCCCGTTGGCGTGCCTGCAAGGCGTGCAGCGTCAACAAATTCGCGCTCGCGCAAGCTGAGGGTCTCAGCACGCACAAGGCGCGTCACGCCCATCCACGAGGTGAGCCCGATGACAATCATTATATTGGTAAGGTCCGGCTCCAGAAAAGCAATGACCGCCAGGATAAGAAAAAATGAAGGAAAACATAGCATCACGTCGACAGCGCGCATGATGACTTCATCCACCCATCGCCTGAAATAGCCGCTGATGAGCCCCAACGTGGTGCCAATGCTGATGGATATGCCCACAGCCACAAAGCCGACCCAAAGCGATATGCGTCCGCCATACAGCAGGCGGGAAAAGACGTCGCGCCCCAATCTGTCGGTTCCAAGCCAGAAAAGCGAGGAGGGCGGCTCCAGGATATGGTCGAGGTGCAGCGTGTCCGGATGGTAGGGGGCAATGACCGGGGCAAGCAGGGCCGCCAGAGACATGCCCAAAACGATAAAAAGGCCGAGCAGCAGCATAATATGGCGGCCAAGCAGTTTTTTGAGAGCTTTGGGCAACATCAGGCATCGTCCTTTGCGTCTCTGATGCGCGGGTCAGCCAGGCCGTAGCACACATCGGCAAGCAGGTTGCCAAACAGGGTAAGTACCGCGCCCAGAACAAGGTTGCCCATTATCATTGTATAGTCGCGGGCCATGACGGCGGCGTAAAAAAGCTGGCCAAGGCCTGGCAGGGCAAAAATCGATTCAATGATGACGCTGCCGCCAATGAGGCCGGGAACGGAAAGCCCAAGGAGCGTGATGACGGGCAGCAGGGCGTTGCGCAATGCGTGACGCCTGATAATGGTTGTTTCGCTCAACCCTTTTGCTCTGGCCGTGAGAATATAATCCTGACGCAGCACTTCAAGCATGCAGGCGCGCATGTAGCGCGACATGCTGGCAAGGCCGCCAACAGTATACACGAGGATGGGCAAGGCCAGGTGTTTGGCCAGATCGCAAAATTTCCCCCATAGCGTCAGCTGCTCATAGTTCATGGATGTCAGGCCGGATATGGGCAGCCACTGCAACTCGATGCCGAAAAACATCATGAGCAGCAGGGCCAGCCAAAAAGACGGCATGGCAAAACCTAAAAAGACCAGAACAGTGACAGAGCGGTCAAAGAGCGAGTTCTGGCGGCACGCCGAGGCTATGCCGACGGGAATGGCAATAAGCAGGGTAAGAAGCATTGCCGTAACGTTCATGCCCACGGTAAGGGGCAGGCGTTCCATAATCTTTGTCAGCACCGGGCGGGAATCCGCCGACATGGAGTTGCCGAAATCAAAATGCAGCAGGCGCAACAGCCAGTCCCAGTATTGCACATAGATGGGGCGGTCAAGGCCGTACAGAACTTCAAGCCTTTGCCGGGCGGCTTCACCAGCCAAGGGGTTCAGGGTGGTTTCCATATCCGTGGGCGAACCCGGAGCCAGGTGTATGACCCAGAAGCTGATGAGCGTAATGCCCCAGAGCACCAGAAGCATCCAGAACGTTTTACGCAGGATGCCAGCTGCTATGTCGGCCAGTCTGGCGCGGCGGTTATGTGAGGGCAGGGGAGGCATGGGCGGCTCACTATTCGGTACGGGTCATCCACTGGCGCATGTCTTCCACTTCTTTCTGCCATTGAGAGGAAAGCCGCAGCCCAAGAAAGCGGGCGTACAGGGCGTCGAGAAGGTTGGTGCATACTTCCATAAGGTAAAACTTTTCAAGCAGCAGGGCATCAGGATCGTCATCACTGTCGCCCTTGTCGAGCTTGGGGGTTTTCAGGCTGTTAAGGCAAAAGTCTTCTGCTTTAAGTGATACCTGAAATGCCAGCTCTTCTTTTTCAAGGCGAATCAGCGCACGACTGACTTTTTTGCCGGTGCCAAGGCCAAAGCGCGCCTCGCGCAGGGGAGAGAGCGAACCGGAAACCGAGGCGGTCTCGCGGGCATCGCCTTCTCCACCCTGGACCACAATTCTCTGTTCCATCGAGACGGAAAAGGGGGCTCCTTCCTTGTCAGTAAACGCGCCGGGAGCCGTATCGCTCTGATACCAGAGCCATGTCAGAAATTCTTGACCAAGAACAATGTCGGTGGATTCTCCAAGATAGGGCATACTCATGTACTGGCTCCGCTAAGACAGGGGGGCAAATTGTGTGGCTTCAAGCTGATCGAGACGCGCAAGGCCGTCCTCATCAAGCATGGAATCCGCCAGATTGTAGGGCGTCAACTGTTCAAGCTTCAGATCAAAGGTTTTAAGAAATTCCTCAATAAAAAGATCAATCATCTTGCTTTGAGTTGAAGCAAACCAGACTTCATTTCTGTCGATGGACCAAAGCACGTTGAACTCACTGGGGATGGGCAAAAAGCGCATCCGCAGCCGGAGCATAACCTGTTCCTTGAGCTCTTTTTTACGTTCACGCGAAACGAAGGTCTTTCCCTGTTCGTGCATGCGGTTTTTTTCGTCGCGCAGGGCCACAGCCAGATGCTTTTTGACAACGCCCGCAGGGATGCGCCGCATATCAAGGCGCAAGGAAAAAACGATATATGCGCCTTTTTGCGGCGGTGCCGTAGCCCATTCGGTATCCAGCATGTCTTCATAGCAGACCCATCCCTGGGCCTGCATTTCAGGAATATCGTCAATATCCCGAAAGGCGAATTGCTTCAGCTTGTCGGGAATCTGTGCCCATAGTTCGTTGGGGATCGGATCAAGTATGCGAAAGCGGGTAAAGCTGCACGCACTGTTGGCAAAGCCCATGAAAACTCCTTGATTGGAAACATCGCCGAATATTGGTTGGCGCTGGTTTGTGTTGTACGTCAGAGCCGCCTTGTGAGCAAGCCTGCCATATGCGGGTCAAAAGCGCCGCCTTCAGCAGCGGCGTGGCTAGGTGGCGGCTTTGGCAGTGCGGTCTGAGGCCGGAAACGGCGGCGATCCGGGGGAGAAATCACCCTCGCGCCTGGGTTTATCAATGTCCCATAATGATAATTATGTAAACTTTTGTATAAAAATACTCTATCGAATGCGGATCTGCCCTTGACCTCTCACCCCTCTCCTTGCACCATGCGTTACAGCATTTACTGCAAGGAGAAGACGGTGGCATCTCACAATCGTTCGCAACGGCCAGATACAAAACGCCCAGCATCACGCTCAGAATCACGTCCAGCATCCGGGGCCCATAAAGATTTTTCGCGGACTTCGCGTGCTGACATAAACAAAGGGATCGCGCCTGAGCCATCATCACCAACAAACGTCAAAGCCTCTTCGCTGTCCAAGCCTGTTGCCCATGACCGTGAGGCTGCGGTTGGCGGAAAAGCCTCTGGTAAACCATCGCCTGCGTACAAATCTGATTCCGGTACAGAAAGCTCTATGCGTTTAAATAAAGCCATTGCTGCTTCCGGGCTGTGCTCACGCCGTAAAGCTGATGAATTTATCCTTGCTGGTCGTGTTGTTGTTAACGGCGTGCCCGAGGTCAACCCCGGTCGTCAGGTACAGCCGAACGATGCTGTTGCCGTTGATGGCCGGTTGCTTAATGACGCGCAACATTTTTGCTACCTTATGCTTTACAAGCCAGTACAGGTGGTTTGTACCGTCAGTGACCCTGAGGGGCGCCCTACTGTTATGGACTATCTGCCGGAAGACGTGCGTAAGCTTCGCCTCTACCCTGTCGGACGTCTTGATTACTTTTCGGAAGGATTACTGTTGCTGACCAATGATGGCCAGCTTGCCCAGCGTCTTACGCATCCCCGGCATCATCAGCCAAAAGTTTATGAAGTTCTTGTGCGCGGGGCTGTGCCCGGCGCGGCCTTGACTGCCATGCGCCGCGGCATGGTGCTGGCTGAAGGTGAAAAGCTCATGCCTGTGGAAGTGGACGCCCGACCTGCTGCAAATGGAACTCTGATGCGCATGGTTCTGCATCAAGGGATCAACCGCCAGATTCGCCGCATGTGCCGCGATTTTGGACTGACCATTCTGCGTCTGAAACGCGTTGCACAGGGGCCACTGGAACTGGGGCGGCTTGCTCTGGGGGCGGCACGGCACCTGACCGCAGCGGAGGTCGCAGCTTTGAAAAAAAGTGTTGTACTATAAAGAGGCTGAAATGCGGAAGCTTATTCTGTGCTCTTTGATTGCTTTTGCCCTGTGCATCAACACTTCGGCCGCGTTCGGCGCAAGCGCACCAGACAAGGCAATGGAAGCGGCAAACACCTGGCTTGCCCTGGCCGACAAGGGCGATGCCCAGGCGACGTGGAATCAGGCTGCCGCAGCATTCAAAGCTGGCATCGAGTTGAAGGAATGGGAAAAGACCCTGCCCAAAGCCCGGCAGCCTCTCGGCGCTGTCATACACAGAACAATATCGTCTTCAGAAACAACTGCGACGCTGCCTGGCGTTCCTGATGGCGAGTATGCGATTTTTCGTTTTCAAACAGGCTTTTCGCAGAAAAAAGAGGCAGTGGAGGCCTTGCTGATGCAAAAGGAAAACGATGGCGTCTGGCGCACCATAGGCTACTTTATCAAGTAGCTCTCTTAAAAAAAATCCGGCTCCTTACGGAGCCGGGCTGGAAATATTCCCACAAAAACTGCCGCTTCTCTAGTTCATGATTTGAGCAGTCGATCCAGAAAATCGATGGCGTCCTTTTGCATGTGGGTCAAATGCTCTTCACCCTTAAAGCTTTCAGTGTACACCTTGCAAATGGGTTCGGTTCCAGAGGGGCGCACCGCAAACCAGCCGTCAGCGCTGGAAACCTTTACGCCGCCTATGGGGGCGTCGTTGCCAGGCGCCCTGGTAATGACCTCCGTAACCGGCGAACCACCAAGTTCTTTCATGTCCACACTTTCTGGCGTCAGTGCCTTGAGCTTGGCACGCACCTGATCGTCGGCCGGAGCATCCAGCCGCTGGTACACGGGGCTGCCCAGCCGTGCGGTGAGCTTTTCATACAGCTCGCTGGGTGATGCCTGCTCAACTGCCATCATCTCGGCAGCCAGCAGACACATGAGGGGGCCATCCTTGTCGGTGCTCCAGGGGCTGCCGTCAAAGCACAGGAATGATGCCCCGGCGCTTTCTTCGCATCCAAGGCCGCAGCGGCCGCTCAGAAGATACGGCACAAACCACTTGAAGCCCACGGGCACTTCCACCACAGGACGTTTTACGTCCTGCCCCACCCTGTCCAGCAGGGCGCTGGTGACAAGCGTTTTGCCAATGCCGGCATCGGAGGGCCAGGCTTTGCGCGTACGGAAGAGATACCAGGCGGCTACTGACAAAAAATGGTTGGGGTTCATAAGTTCCTGACGGGTGACAATGCCATGGCGATCTGAATCGGGATCGCAGGCCACGGCCAGGTCAAAACGATCGCGCATGTGCAAAAGGCCGCTCATGGCATAGGGCGAAGAACAGTCCATGCGGATTTTACCGTCTTTGTCAAAAGGCACAAAGCGGAATGTAGGGTCCACCGCTTTGTTGACTACAGTAATATCAATTCCATAGGTTTCAGCTATGGGTTCCCACATTTGCAGGCTCGCCCCGCCCAGAGGGTCCACGCCAAGGCGCAGCCCGGAAGCCGCAATGGCCTTCATGTCCAGAGCTTTGGGCAGGTCGGCAACATACGCGCCTATAAAGTCGTATTCTTCTACCAGCGGAGAGCTGAGCGCCGCGCGCAAATGGGTCAACTGTACGCCACGATTGCCTTTTTCAAGGTACGCATTGGCGTTTTTTTCGATCAGGTCGGTGACGTGCGTTTCTGCCGGGCCGCCGTGAGGCGGATTATATTTGAAGCCGCCGTCACGAGGGGGATTATGTGAAGGAGTGATGACGATGCCGTCGGCCAGGGCCGTGGCCCGCCCGGCATTCCATCTCAGGATGGCGTGCGAGATTGCCGGGGTCGCTGTGTACATTCCCGCGTGAGCAATGCGCACCTGCACATTATTGGCCACCAGCACCTCAAGGGCCGAGCGAAAGGCCGCTTCTGACAGGGCATGGGTATCGCCTCCCAAAAAGAGCGGCCCGTCTATGCCATTGGCCTTGCGGTAGTCGCATACGGCTTGAGTGATGGCATAGATATGTTCTTCATTAAAGGTTTGCAGCAGCGAAGAGCCGCGATGCCCGGATGTGCCAAACGACACCCGCTGGGACGGAATGGTGGGATTGGGATATTCAGTAAAATAGGCGCTGACAAGAACAGGAATATTTTCAAGGTCTTCCGGTGTAGGGAATTCTCCGGCCCTGGCATGGACTACAGGCATGACGTACCTCCGCTGTAATTGCAAATTAGCATAGGGGATTAGGGCTTGTCACGCGCGGGGCAGGCGGAAACTGGGCGCAAAAAAGGGGCCGCCCCGTTGAGGGCGACCCCGAAATCAAGGGTTGGCGGAATGACCGTCCCTATTTACTGAGAGGCACAGTGCGGAAGGCAACATCACCACGCCGCGAAATTTGCAGCATGATGGCTCCGCGCTTGACTCCCTCCTCGTTCACAATTTTTGACAGCGCTGCAGACGTGTTCACAGGCTTCAGGTTCGCCTTGAGAATCACGTCTCCGGGGCGCAGATCAGCCTCAGCGGCGGGCTTGTTGGCAGCCACATCCACGATGAGCAGGCCTTCGTTCTTGTCGATCTTCATATCGCGGCGTTCGGCGTCATTCAAGGGGCGAACCGAAATGCCGAGCAACCCTTCGCTTTGTTTGGCTTCACCCTTGCTTCCGGCCGCAGCCTGGGAAGTGGACTGGCGTTCGCCCAGGGTCACCGTAAGATCCAAGGTCTTGCCGTCACGCCAGACCTTGATGACGGCCTGACTGCCGGGAGCTTTTTCGGCAATGGCGCGCAGCAGGGCTGAGGCGTCGTCGATATCCTTGCCGTCCACGGCCACAATTACGTCGCCGTCCTTCATACCGCCCTTGGCCGCAGGCTCATTTTCCATAACGCTGCCGATAAGGGCGCCCTTGGCGTCCTTCATGCCCAAAGCCTTGGCCGCATTCTCTTCAACGTCCTGAATGGTCACGCCGATCCAGCCGCGGCTGACTTTTTTGCCGCTCTTGATCTGGTCGATAATTTTGGCGGCCATGTTGCTGGGGATGGCAAAGCCAATGCCCTGCCCGCTGGCAATAATGGCCGTATTGATGCCTACAACCTGTCCCTGCATGTTCAGCAGCGGGCCGCCACTGTTGCCGGGATTGATGGAGGCGTCAGTCTGAAGGAAATTGTCAAAAGGACCAGCGTGAATGTTACGGTTTTTGGCAGACAGAATGCCAGCAGTCACCGTGTGATCCAGACCAAAGGGGTTGCCAATGGCCAGCAGCCATTCGCCGACATTCAGCTCGTCGGAATTGCCGAACACCAGAAACGGCAAATCTTTTTTGCCATCCATCTTCAGCAGGGCCAGATCTGTTTCTTCATCCGCCCCAATAAGGCTGGCCGTAAAAGATTCACTTTTACCGTTCTTTTGGTCCAGCGTAACCCGGATGACATCGGCATCGGCCACCACATGGTTGTTGGTGACTATATAGCCGTCAGAGGACACCAAAAAACCCGAGCCCAGCGATTTTTGCTTGGATTGGGGCCTTTTGCCATCGCGCCTGCCGCCAAACTGATCAAAAAATTTATCAAATCCTGGAGGCATATTGCGGAACATCTCGCCGAAAAGTTCCTCAGAACCGCCACCACCACTGGTGGTCGTTTTTTCAGTATTGATATTGACGACCGCAGGGCCGCTTTTGGCGGCCAGTTCGCTGAAGTCCGGCAGGTTTATTGCCTGGGCAAACTGGGCCGTCACCACAAAGGTAACGGCCAGAAGCCCAGTTAAACATCTTTTTATAAACATGGAAAAACTCCTAGTTACTTGTTTTGCATAGCCTTATGCAAAGCTTGTGCCAGTGTGTTTATCCCGGTGTTTTCAGTAGCTCTGCCAAGATTGGCGTGCTGTTTCCAAGCCTTGTCGTCCACTGTTGACGAGGCATCGGCGCCTTCAGGGGCGAGGCTGATGCGGCGCGCAGCGGTATCGATATTTTGTACCATTAGGGTGACGCTGTCGCCCTTGTCCAATTTGCTGTACTGACCGGAATTTTTGGCGTTTTTGATGACGCCTGCTGGCAAAAGACCAGTAATGCCGGGTGCGAGCGCGATGAAAAGTCCATGCGGGCTACGCCCGTCAACCGTTCCTTGCACAAGTGATCCAGCTGCAAAGCGCTGAGCGGCGTCCTGCCAGGGGTCGCCCTCGGCTTCGCGCAAACTCAGTGAAATACGGCGGGATTCGCTGTTGATGTCTTTGATTTTCACGGCGACCGAGTCGCCAACTTGAACTATCTCTTCAGGTTTTGTGACACGTTTGGTCCACGACAGTTCAGAAATGTGCGCCAAACCTTCAATCCCAGGCAGGATTTCAACAAAAACGCCAAAGGGGGCCAAGCGCACTACCCGCCCCTGCAC
This DNA window, taken from Desulfovibrio sp. 86, encodes the following:
- a CDS encoding ABC transporter permease; the protein is MPPLPSHNRRARLADIAAGILRKTFWMLLVLWGITLISFWVIHLAPGSPTDMETTLNPLAGEAARQRLEVLYGLDRPIYVQYWDWLLRLLHFDFGNSMSADSRPVLTKIMERLPLTVGMNVTAMLLTLLIAIPVGIASACRQNSLFDRSVTVLVFLGFAMPSFWLALLLMMFFGIELQWLPISGLTSMNYEQLTLWGKFCDLAKHLALPILVYTVGGLASMSRYMRACMLEVLRQDYILTARAKGLSETTIIRRHALRNALLPVITLLGLSVPGLIGGSVIIESIFALPGLGQLFYAAVMARDYTMIMGNLVLGAVLTLFGNLLADVCYGLADPRIRDAKDDA
- a CDS encoding pseudouridine synthase gives rise to the protein MASHNRSQRPDTKRPASRSESRPASGAHKDFSRTSRADINKGIAPEPSSPTNVKASSLSKPVAHDREAAVGGKASGKPSPAYKSDSGTESSMRLNKAIAASGLCSRRKADEFILAGRVVVNGVPEVNPGRQVQPNDAVAVDGRLLNDAQHFCYLMLYKPVQVVCTVSDPEGRPTVMDYLPEDVRKLRLYPVGRLDYFSEGLLLLTNDGQLAQRLTHPRHHQPKVYEVLVRGAVPGAALTAMRRGMVLAEGEKLMPVEVDARPAANGTLMRMVLHQGINRQIRRMCRDFGLTILRLKRVAQGPLELGRLALGAARHLTAAEVAALKKSVVL
- a CDS encoding DUF4019 domain-containing protein; the encoded protein is MRKLILCSLIAFALCINTSAAFGASAPDKAMEAANTWLALADKGDAQATWNQAAAAFKAGIELKEWEKTLPKARQPLGAVIHRTISSSETTATLPGVPDGEYAIFRFQTGFSQKKEAVEALLMQKENDGVWRTIGYFIK
- a CDS encoding DegQ family serine endoprotease translates to MFIKRCLTGLLAVTFVVTAQFAQAINLPDFSELAAKSGPAVVNINTEKTTTSGGGGSEELFGEMFRNMPPGFDKFFDQFGGRRDGKRPQSKQKSLGSGFLVSSDGYIVTNNHVVADADVIRVTLDQKNGKSESFTASLIGADEETDLALLKMDGKKDLPFLVFGNSDELNVGEWLLAIGNPFGLDHTVTAGILSAKNRNIHAGPFDNFLQTDASINPGNSGGPLLNMQGQVVGINTAIIASGQGIGFAIPSNMAAKIIDQIKSGKKVSRGWIGVTIQDVEENAAKALGMKDAKGALIGSVMENEPAAKGGMKDGDVIVAVDGKDIDDASALLRAIAEKAPGSQAVIKVWRDGKTLDLTVTLGERQSTSQAAAGSKGEAKQSEGLLGISVRPLNDAERRDMKIDKNEGLLIVDVAANKPAAEADLRPGDVILKANLKPVNTSAALSKIVNEEGVKRGAIMLQISRRGDVAFRTVPLSK
- the pgm gene encoding phosphoglucomutase (alpha-D-glucose-1,6-bisphosphate-dependent), which gives rise to MPVVHARAGEFPTPEDLENIPVLVSAYFTEYPNPTIPSQRVSFGTSGHRGSSLLQTFNEEHIYAITQAVCDYRKANGIDGPLFLGGDTHALSEAAFRSALEVLVANNVQVRIAHAGMYTATPAISHAILRWNAGRATALADGIVITPSHNPPRDGGFKYNPPHGGPAETHVTDLIEKNANAYLEKGNRGVQLTHLRAALSSPLVEEYDFIGAYVADLPKALDMKAIAASGLRLGVDPLGGASLQMWEPIAETYGIDITVVNKAVDPTFRFVPFDKDGKIRMDCSSPYAMSGLLHMRDRFDLAVACDPDSDRHGIVTRQELMNPNHFLSVAAWYLFRTRKAWPSDAGIGKTLVTSALLDRVGQDVKRPVVEVPVGFKWFVPYLLSGRCGLGCEESAGASFLCFDGSPWSTDKDGPLMCLLAAEMMAVEQASPSELYEKLTARLGSPVYQRLDAPADDQVRAKLKALTPESVDMKELGGSPVTEVITRAPGNDAPIGGVKVSSADGWFAVRPSGTEPICKVYTESFKGEEHLTHMQKDAIDFLDRLLKS
- a CDS encoding ABC transporter permease: MLPKALKKLLGRHIMLLLGLFIVLGMSLAALLAPVIAPYHPDTLHLDHILEPPSSLFWLGTDRLGRDVFSRLLYGGRISLWVGFVAVGISISIGTTLGLISGYFRRWVDEVIMRAVDVMLCFPSFFLILAVIAFLEPDLTNIMIVIGLTSWMGVTRLVRAETLSLREREFVDAARLAGTPTGKILIRHILPNALAPVLITATLGVAGAILVESSLSFLGLGVQPPTASWGNMLMEGKAVIENASWLSVYPGLAILITVLGYNLLGESLRDIFDPRLRR
- the rdgC gene encoding recombination-associated protein RdgC, whose protein sequence is MGFANSACSFTRFRILDPIPNELWAQIPDKLKQFAFRDIDDIPEMQAQGWVCYEDMLDTEWATAPPQKGAYIVFSLRLDMRRIPAGVVKKHLAVALRDEKNRMHEQGKTFVSRERKKELKEQVMLRLRMRFLPIPSEFNVLWSIDRNEVWFASTQSKMIDLFIEEFLKTFDLKLEQLTPYNLADSMLDEDGLARLDQLEATQFAPLS
- a CDS encoding DNA repair protein RecN, with amino-acid sequence MLEYLRIRNLALIEDMQLEFEPGMNVLTGETGAGKSFILKALGFLLGDRLSADMVRAGTERAQVEALFTLDGEDMVLRREILAESGRSRLYINDELRSQDSLRDLRPRLVAHTSQHAQQKLLQPAFQARLLESGLAKPELLRERDALLARLNETSAQRKALLERQAGLAEKRELLEMQQQEIDKVAPEENEEERLEETRAKARSLEHVRENYEQALALLHGEDAEGLLDMLSHFEKVLTRMARDDDSLQSDADAVTALRQQLFHLGGRLRRPSPMEDLPDMDQLEERLFALAQLKRKLHRTLPQILSLREEIVENLSFLDICALDLARLGREEEALAEQLSGIIAQILPLRRSAATHMASALEEELRQLGFSEQVRVIPHFEQHEIWPGIRDERGRILWAPNPGQPPQPLDKIASGGELSRFLLALASVRQDEESAIFIFDEVDAGVGGLTLNKLAEKLYALASSRQMLLITHWPQLAARARKHFQISKTIRDNATFTLCLPLDKAARHEELARMAGGGAQGEAMARSLEAQ